One Candidatus Sulfurimonas baltica DNA segment encodes these proteins:
- the recG gene encoding ATP-dependent DNA helicase RecG, whose product MNLTKAQEEKFKKLGINSWCELSLIIPHSYEDLRLHNKLQIHTYQLIDATVESVYRSANSIQITFFAHNFGHSVTGVLFRPKPYMLHQFTVGSRDYYYGMIECKTGHCTMSMPRKVTNEGYITPKYKSALRADVMLRFIQNNLTKENLKTEGLKEDIIDEVLKLHFPTELPTTTKELDSKSVNALKYIELFSYMKKLSTCRRYFKASTCRSSDYKDWAKTLPFKLTNEQVSAIEDIKIDLQKDVSARRMIVGDVGSGKTMVILASAVMMLPNKSILMAPTTILANQLFEEARRFIPNIKIVLVTNKTKNIDLSEFDFIIGTHALLYRELPKAGLVMVDEQHRFGTAQRNMLEKLVSSTDVIDNKILVKPHFLQFSATPIPRTQAMIETAHIDVSLITSTPFKKDISSRVIHKNDFQELLGHIKSEISNNNQVLLVYPLVEQSEVIEYQSIDEARGYWENNFANVYVTHGKDKEKEEVLKEFSEKGDILIATTVVEVGISLPRLSTVVIVGAERLGLSTLHQLRGRVSRTGLKGYCFLYTNQNTSERLENFTKTTSGFDIANLDLKFRKSGDLLKGSNQSGKQFKWVDLAEDEEIVKSVKKDLVALKE is encoded by the coding sequence ATGAACCTCACAAAAGCCCAAGAAGAGAAATTTAAAAAATTAGGTATCAACTCTTGGTGTGAACTCTCTCTTATTATCCCTCACTCTTATGAAGATTTACGACTTCATAACAAGCTTCAAATACACACTTATCAGCTTATAGATGCAACTGTAGAGTCTGTTTATCGCTCTGCCAACTCCATACAAATAACTTTTTTTGCCCATAATTTCGGACATAGTGTTACCGGCGTTTTATTTCGTCCAAAACCCTACATGTTGCACCAGTTTACAGTTGGCAGTAGAGATTATTACTATGGAATGATTGAGTGCAAAACAGGACACTGCACTATGAGTATGCCAAGAAAAGTAACCAACGAAGGTTATATAACTCCAAAATACAAATCTGCTTTAAGAGCCGATGTGATGCTCCGTTTTATTCAAAATAATTTAACAAAAGAGAACCTAAAAACAGAGGGCTTAAAAGAAGATATTATAGATGAAGTTTTAAAATTACATTTTCCCACAGAACTGCCAACAACTACAAAAGAGCTAGATTCAAAAAGTGTTAATGCTCTAAAATATATAGAGCTATTCTCTTATATGAAGAAGTTGTCTACATGTAGAAGATATTTTAAAGCCTCTACATGTAGAAGTAGTGATTATAAAGATTGGGCTAAAACCTTGCCGTTTAAACTTACTAATGAGCAGGTTAGTGCGATTGAAGATATTAAAATAGATTTGCAAAAAGATGTAAGTGCTAGGCGAATGATAGTCGGGGATGTTGGAAGCGGTAAAACTATGGTTATTTTAGCTTCTGCAGTAATGATGCTCCCAAATAAATCTATTTTAATGGCACCAACAACTATACTTGCAAACCAACTTTTTGAAGAAGCCCGTAGATTTATCCCTAATATTAAAATAGTTTTAGTCACTAACAAAACAAAAAATATAGATTTGAGTGAGTTTGATTTTATTATCGGCACTCATGCACTTTTATATAGAGAGCTTCCAAAAGCAGGGCTTGTTATGGTTGACGAGCAGCACCGTTTTGGAACTGCACAGAGAAACATGTTAGAGAAGTTAGTTAGTAGCACTGATGTAATCGACAATAAAATACTGGTTAAGCCCCATTTTTTGCAGTTTTCCGCAACTCCAATTCCGAGAACTCAAGCTATGATAGAGACAGCGCACATTGATGTCTCTTTAATCACGTCAACGCCTTTTAAAAAAGATATATCAAGCAGAGTAATCCATAAAAATGATTTTCAAGAGTTGCTTGGGCATATTAAAAGTGAGATAAGTAACAACAACCAAGTTCTATTGGTCTACCCTTTAGTTGAGCAGAGTGAAGTTATTGAGTATCAGAGCATTGATGAAGCAAGAGGATATTGGGAAAATAATTTTGCCAATGTTTATGTGACTCATGGAAAAGATAAAGAGAAAGAAGAGGTGCTAAAAGAGTTTAGCGAAAAAGGGGATATATTAATTGCTACAACGGTTGTAGAAGTCGGAATATCCCTCCCAAGACTAAGCACGGTTGTGATTGTAGGTGCCGAAAGACTAGGTTTGTCTACTCTTCATCAGCTACGAGGTCGTGTAAGTAGAACAGGCTTAAAAGGGTACTGTTTTTTATATACAAACCAAAATACTTCTGAGCGCTTAGAGAATTTTACTAAAACAACAAGCGGTTTTGACATAGCAAATCTAGATTTAAAGTTTAGAAAAAGCGGTGATTTGTTAAAGGGTTCTAATCAGAGTGGAAAACAGTTCAAGTGGGTTGATTTGGCGGAGGATGAAGAGATAGTTAAAAGTGTGAAAAAAGATTTAGTAGCTTTAAAAGAATAA
- a CDS encoding prepilin-type N-terminal cleavage/methylation domain-containing protein: protein MRRLGFTLIELIFVIVVMGILSKFGVEFLAQAYNNFIYSSVNNSLQARSATAVESIASRLQFRIKDSIIAREPGANLNNYQALSGSTYDDTATILEWVGSDIEGFRGESLPNWSGIIDLQVSSTSSLNSPETNTTALDTLIGVLSHGSGTGINNSAIYFVGSDSDINNYGWNGAALTDQTTSVMHPIRRSPNPGEEHLLIPTNGATGLDNNFTGVDVFEYYQLAWTAYAVELRDYDPTTQTGNLWLNYDYQPWEGENYIDDGKEFLLMENVSTFRFKAVGSVVKVQVCVGSDIINGNVAGGYSICKEKTIY from the coding sequence ATGCGTCGTCTTGGTTTTACACTAATAGAGCTTATCTTTGTTATAGTTGTTATGGGGATTTTAAGTAAATTTGGAGTTGAGTTTTTGGCTCAGGCGTACAATAATTTTATATACTCAAGCGTAAATAACTCTCTTCAAGCGAGAAGTGCTACAGCAGTTGAGTCTATTGCCTCAAGACTGCAGTTTCGTATAAAAGACTCTATTATTGCCAGAGAGCCGGGAGCAAATCTGAACAATTATCAGGCATTATCAGGTTCAACATATGATGATACTGCAACTATTTTAGAATGGGTAGGAAGTGATATAGAGGGATTTAGAGGGGAATCTTTGCCAAACTGGAGCGGAATAATAGATTTACAAGTATCATCAACAAGCAGTCTAAACTCACCTGAGACGAATACCACAGCTCTTGATACACTAATTGGTGTATTGTCCCACGGCAGTGGGACAGGTATAAATAATTCAGCCATCTATTTTGTAGGTTCTGATAGTGATATAAATAATTATGGATGGAATGGTGCCGCACTAACTGACCAAACCACAAGCGTTATGCATCCAATAAGAAGAAGTCCTAATCCCGGTGAAGAACATCTTCTTATCCCTACTAATGGTGCAACAGGGCTTGATAATAACTTTACTGGTGTAGATGTTTTCGAATATTATCAGCTTGCATGGACAGCTTATGCTGTTGAACTTAGAGACTATGACCCTACAACACAAACCGGGAATCTCTGGCTTAATTACGATTACCAACCTTGGGAAGGTGAAAACTACATAGATGATGGAAAAGAGTTTTTGTTGATGGAAAACGTAAGCACATTTAGATTTAAAGCTGTTGGTTCTGTTGTAAAAGTACAGGTCTGTGTAGGGAGTGATATAATCAATGGTAATGTAGCGGGAGGTTATTCAATATGCAAAGAAAAAACTATATACTAA
- the kdsA gene encoding 3-deoxy-8-phosphooctulonate synthase has protein sequence MTLLTGPCVIESEENIFKIAKSLEKYHEDKSIDFYFKASFDKANRTSLDSFRGPGIEEGLRILQKVKDDFGYKIVTDVHESVQVKSVAEVVDMLQIPAFLCRQTDLLVACANTDKIVNIKKGQFINPPDMQYSVLKVLKTRGCDEVSYENAKKHNIFLTERGSSFGYGNMVVDMRSLVVMRKFAPVLFDATHSVQMPGALGGKTGGDSSMVPYLACAAAAVGVDGFFFETHFDPSVALSDGPNMLKLDELEKLVEKIKRIREI, from the coding sequence ATGACATTACTTACGGGACCTTGTGTTATCGAGAGTGAAGAAAATATTTTTAAAATTGCCAAATCTTTAGAAAAATATCATGAAGATAAATCTATAGATTTTTATTTTAAAGCTAGTTTCGACAAAGCAAATAGAACATCATTGGATAGTTTTCGTGGCCCAGGAATAGAAGAGGGACTTAGAATACTTCAAAAAGTCAAAGATGATTTTGGTTATAAAATAGTTACAGATGTACATGAGTCAGTTCAGGTAAAGTCAGTGGCTGAAGTTGTTGATATGCTTCAGATACCGGCATTTTTATGTCGCCAAACCGATTTGCTTGTTGCATGTGCAAATACAGATAAGATTGTAAATATTAAAAAAGGGCAGTTTATCAATCCACCCGATATGCAGTACTCTGTTCTTAAAGTACTAAAGACACGTGGATGTGATGAAGTCAGTTATGAAAATGCTAAAAAGCACAATATCTTTTTAACTGAGAGAGGTTCATCTTTTGGTTATGGAAATATGGTTGTGGATATGCGTTCATTAGTTGTTATGAGAAAGTTTGCACCGGTTTTGTTTGATGCAACTCACTCTGTTCAGATGCCGGGAGCACTTGGTGGAAAAACAGGCGGAGACAGTTCCATGGTTCCATACCTTGCTTGTGCAGCTGCGGCAGTTGGTGTTGATGGTTTCTTTTTTGAGACACATTTTGACCCAAGCGTAGCACTTAGCGATGGACCAAATATGCTAAAACTTGACGAGTTAGAAAAACTAGTAGAAAAAATTAAGAGAATTAGAGAGATATAA
- a CDS encoding M16 family metallopeptidase, with product MKKIIFTLLIIGQIIMAATIEEIEVNGKNIPVIFEEDKRLPLVTMQFVFTNSGTITDITKAGLARFSAKVMSEGTKELGSSGFAEALEAKAIHISAHAGKETFVVEVGCLKGEFETALKYFGDLLKDPNLTQEAIDKVKTTTIGSISSKANDYDYVASNELKTLLFEGTPLSTPDAGTIESVKSIELSDVKEFIKKHLISSKLIVVVGGDIELETTKQQIGKVIENMPKGRATALKNYTASSKAKESVLKKETEQAYIYFGSPYNVGVDSPDYYKSRVATYILGTGGFGSRLMEEIRVKRGLAYSAYARADISKSSSFMTGYLQTKLDSMEEAKKTVKDVIAEFVKNGVTKDELKQTKKFLLGSEPLRVETMSQRLNRTFMEYYKGQEFGHSQKELELIDKLKLKDLNEFIKAHTEILDMSFAIVTK from the coding sequence ATGAAAAAAATAATATTTACTTTACTAATAATAGGACAAATAATAATGGCAGCAACAATAGAAGAGATTGAAGTTAACGGTAAAAACATACCTGTTATTTTTGAAGAAGACAAGAGATTACCGTTAGTAACTATGCAGTTTGTTTTTACTAACAGCGGAACTATAACAGATATAACAAAAGCAGGTTTAGCTAGGTTCAGTGCCAAAGTTATGAGTGAGGGTACAAAAGAGCTGGGTTCAAGTGGATTTGCTGAAGCTCTTGAAGCTAAAGCGATTCATATCTCAGCACATGCTGGCAAAGAGACTTTTGTTGTAGAGGTAGGGTGTCTTAAAGGTGAGTTTGAAACTGCTCTTAAATATTTCGGCGATTTATTAAAAGACCCAAATCTAACTCAAGAGGCAATTGATAAAGTAAAAACTACAACAATCGGTTCAATCAGTTCAAAAGCAAATGACTATGATTATGTAGCTTCAAATGAACTCAAAACGCTTCTATTTGAGGGAACTCCGCTCTCAACCCCAGATGCTGGAACTATTGAGAGCGTAAAAAGCATTGAGCTCTCTGATGTTAAAGAGTTTATAAAAAAACATTTAATCAGCTCTAAACTTATAGTTGTAGTTGGTGGTGATATTGAACTAGAGACGACAAAGCAGCAGATTGGCAAGGTTATAGAGAATATGCCAAAGGGTAGAGCTACGGCACTCAAAAACTATACAGCCTCTAGCAAAGCTAAAGAGAGCGTGTTGAAAAAAGAGACAGAACAAGCATATATATACTTTGGTTCACCATACAATGTAGGTGTTGATTCTCCAGATTATTATAAATCCAGAGTTGCTACATATATTTTAGGAACTGGCGGTTTTGGCTCAAGACTAATGGAAGAGATAAGAGTGAAAAGAGGTCTTGCCTATTCGGCTTATGCAAGGGCAGATATAAGCAAGTCTAGTTCATTTATGACCGGTTACCTTCAAACAAAGCTGGACTCTATGGAAGAGGCAAAAAAAACAGTTAAAGATGTAATAGCGGAGTTCGTAAAAAATGGTGTTACAAAAGATGAGCTCAAGCAGACTAAAAAGTTTTTGCTTGGAAGCGAACCGCTTAGAGTAGAGACTATGAGCCAAAGACTTAATCGTACTTTTATGGAGTACTATAAGGGTCAGGAGTTCGGACATTCTCAAAAAGAGTTAGAGCTTATCGATAAGTTAAAGTTAAAAGATTTAAACGAGTTTATAAAAGCTCATACAGAGATTTTAGATATGAGTTTTGCAATTGTAACCAAGTAA
- a CDS encoding type II secretion system protein: MVRNSIKRFAFTMIELIFAIVIIGIAVLSLPMMTQVTSRGIESNILQEAIFAASAELMGAASGYWDANSMADNALSQFSRVIDIGSTCVNNTASDRHRLRPGHIVQPLHRRCVDGNITAVPPLNLSSNTFFNLDNAELGEQNIFIDDTANASGYKANYTSIVTVTPSAADANIKLIEITVRDSEPKDIVVLRMQSANIGEIDYYRRRF; encoded by the coding sequence GTGGTAAGAAATAGTATTAAGAGATTTGCTTTTACAATGATAGAGCTTATCTTTGCTATTGTCATAATCGGTATTGCTGTACTATCTCTTCCTATGATGACACAAGTAACATCAAGGGGTATTGAGAGCAATATTCTTCAAGAGGCTATATTTGCTGCCTCTGCAGAGCTTATGGGTGCAGCTTCTGGATATTGGGATGCAAACTCGATGGCGGATAACGCTTTGAGTCAATTCTCAAGAGTTATTGATATTGGCTCTACATGTGTAAACAACACGGCAAGTGATAGACATAGACTAAGACCTGGACATATAGTACAACCCCTGCATAGAAGATGTGTTGATGGAAATATTACAGCAGTCCCACCACTGAATCTTTCAAGCAACACTTTTTTCAACTTGGACAATGCAGAACTTGGAGAACAAAATATTTTTATAGACGATACAGCAAATGCTTCAGGGTATAAGGCGAATTACACAAGTATAGTTACTGTAACACCTAGCGCCGCCGATGCAAATATAAAGCTTATAGAAATCACGGTGAGAGATTCTGAGCCAAAAGATATTGTAGTTCTTAGAATGCAAAGTGCTAATATTGGTGAGATTGATTACTATAGGAGGAGATTTTAA
- a CDS encoding dehypoxanthine futalosine cyclase, protein MKRLTKEDALYLIKNADLKELGKMATARKKELHPKGITTFVVDRNINYTNICWVDCKFCAFYRHEKDEDAYVLTFDEIDAKIEELLEIGGTQILFQGGVHPKLKIEWYEDLVEHIHTKYPAITIHGFSSIEIDFIAKISRISVEEVLERLKAKGLASIPGAGAEILSDKVRDIIAPKKIDSDVWVDIHRKAHKLDIKSTATMMYGTVESDEDIVEHFDMIRELQDETGGFRAFIMWSFQSDNTELLRQIPDMDKPSSNRYLRLLAVARLYLDNVPNIQSSWVTQGPYIGQMALMFGANDLGSTMMEENVVSSAGAAYSMAKEEMVSLIRDIGEIPAVRNTAYETLEIFA, encoded by the coding sequence ATGAAAAGATTAACCAAAGAGGATGCTCTGTATTTAATCAAGAATGCAGACTTAAAAGAACTGGGAAAAATGGCAACAGCTCGAAAAAAAGAGCTTCATCCAAAAGGTATAACAACATTTGTGGTAGATAGAAATATTAACTACACTAATATCTGTTGGGTTGATTGTAAGTTTTGTGCTTTTTACAGGCATGAAAAAGATGAAGATGCTTATGTGCTAACTTTTGATGAGATAGATGCAAAGATTGAAGAACTTTTAGAGATTGGTGGAACTCAAATCCTTTTTCAGGGAGGAGTTCATCCTAAATTAAAAATAGAGTGGTATGAGGATTTGGTTGAGCATATTCATACTAAATATCCAGCAATAACTATTCACGGGTTCTCTTCTATTGAGATTGATTTTATTGCTAAAATTTCTCGCATATCTGTAGAAGAAGTGTTGGAGCGTTTAAAAGCAAAAGGGTTAGCCTCTATCCCGGGAGCTGGAGCTGAGATACTTTCTGACAAGGTTCGTGATATTATCGCACCAAAAAAGATAGACTCAGATGTATGGGTCGATATTCACAGAAAAGCGCACAAGCTAGATATTAAGTCTACAGCAACTATGATGTACGGCACAGTAGAAAGCGATGAGGACATAGTAGAGCACTTTGACATGATAAGAGAACTTCAGGATGAGACAGGCGGTTTTAGAGCATTTATAATGTGGAGTTTTCAATCTGATAATACTGAACTTTTACGCCAAATCCCAGATATGGATAAGCCATCATCAAACCGCTACCTAAGACTTCTGGCAGTTGCAAGGCTTTATCTTGACAATGTGCCAAATATTCAAAGTTCGTGGGTTACACAGGGACCTTACATTGGTCAAATGGCTTTGATGTTCGGGGCAAACGATTTGGGCTCAACTATGATGGAAGAGAATGTTGTAAGCAGTGCAGGTGCTGCTTACTCAATGGCGAAAGAGGAGATGGTCTCTCTCATAAGAGACATCGGTGAGATACCTGCGGTGAGAAATACCGCTTATGAGACTTTAGAGATATTTGCATAA
- the ribH gene encoding 6,7-dimethyl-8-ribityllumazine synthase: MNVVEGRLKVTNGKKIAIISTRWNHFIVDRLVEGAKDAFLRHGGVEEDVTHVLIPGAFELPMVVDQILASGKYDAVCALGAVIRGATPHFDYVSAEATKGIATMSLKYQKPVSFGLLTTDTIEQAIERAGTKAGNKGFEAMTTVIEMLDLYENI, encoded by the coding sequence ATGAACGTAGTTGAAGGCAGATTAAAAGTAACAAATGGTAAAAAAATAGCGATAATTAGTACAAGATGGAATCACTTTATTGTTGATCGTTTAGTTGAGGGTGCAAAAGATGCATTTCTTCGTCATGGTGGAGTTGAAGAAGATGTGACTCATGTTCTAATCCCTGGAGCATTTGAGCTTCCTATGGTGGTTGACCAAATCTTAGCAAGCGGTAAATATGACGCAGTATGTGCTTTAGGTGCAGTTATTCGTGGAGCTACTCCTCACTTTGATTATGTCTCTGCTGAAGCAACAAAGGGAATCGCTACTATGAGTCTTAAGTACCAAAAGCCGGTTTCATTTGGCCTTTTAACTACTGACACAATTGAGCAAGCAATCGAAAGAGCTGGAACAAAAGCTGGAAATAAAGGTTTTGAAGCGATGACTACAGTTATTGAGATGCTTGATCTTTATGAGAATATCTAA
- the hpf gene encoding ribosome hibernation-promoting factor, HPF/YfiA family has product MNISLTGRNVELTEPIKAHMNTSIETLSKYNMDIISVNVIASTQSKKGKEHSTVEFVIHLSHKNSIIIKQNDDDMYAAIDMATSRAQKAMRRMHDKDTNHHKDGMNEAKNEANASIDLHEASEALEDEIVPVELALYKPREVEDVLNDLKDGNKVFEIFLDNEGKTRVLYKRNDGKFGLY; this is encoded by the coding sequence ATGAATATTTCTCTAACTGGAAGAAATGTAGAATTAACAGAGCCAATCAAAGCTCACATGAATACGTCAATAGAAACACTAAGCAAATACAATATGGATATTATTTCTGTTAATGTTATAGCGTCAACTCAATCAAAAAAAGGTAAAGAACACTCTACTGTAGAGTTTGTTATACACCTTTCTCACAAAAACTCTATTATTATTAAACAAAATGATGATGACATGTATGCTGCTATTGATATGGCAACTTCAAGAGCTCAAAAAGCTATGCGTCGTATGCATGATAAAGATACTAATCACCATAAAGATGGTATGAACGAAGCTAAGAACGAAGCAAATGCATCAATTGATTTACATGAAGCTAGTGAAGCTTTAGAAGATGAAATCGTACCTGTAGAGCTAGCTCTTTACAAGCCTCGTGAAGTTGAAGATGTTTTAAATGACCTCAAAGATGGTAACAAAGTGTTTGAAATCTTTTTGGATAACGAAGGTAAAACTCGTGTTCTTTACAAAAGAAATGATGGTAAATTCGGGTTATATTAA
- the nusB gene encoding transcription antitermination factor NusB, producing the protein MATRHHARMAVVSLLYAYDLGNGNIAQHTDEILEEKKIRNKQKDFALALFDGVMQNLEACDKAIIEHLKDWDFERLGSIERATLRLACYEILFGELDSAVVINEAVEITKAFGTEQSPKFINGVLDAISKDKPE; encoded by the coding sequence ATGGCAACTAGACACCACGCAAGAATGGCAGTTGTAAGTCTGCTATACGCTTATGATTTGGGAAACGGAAATATTGCTCAACACACAGATGAGATTTTAGAAGAGAAAAAGATTCGAAACAAGCAAAAAGATTTTGCACTAGCGCTATTTGACGGAGTTATGCAAAACCTTGAGGCTTGTGATAAAGCAATTATAGAACATTTAAAAGATTGGGATTTTGAGAGACTAGGAAGCATAGAGAGAGCAACTCTTAGACTTGCATGTTATGAAATACTTTTTGGTGAACTTGATTCTGCTGTTGTTATAAATGAAGCGGTTGAGATAACCAAAGCATTTGGTACGGAACAATCACCTAAATTTATAAACGGTGTTTTAGACGCTATTTCAAAAGACAAACCAGAATAG
- a CDS encoding multiheme c-type cytochrome, with the protein MNKFILSLILFTSFLFGANECVVCHEGIEDIRDKESGMMKAIFKVADKAGHVGNDCIVCHGGNPKSKSKKYAHKGTVKYFKTNKGPKEFYPAPGSTWINENTCGVCHQAQVSAQMNSLMMTEQGKIQGALWSFGAKEGYEHTLGTYNSKNPDTPDKRLGTQVYKKYMAKLATMEPQAFPKEMHTLPEAPTVEEIHKDPSLAVYTYLRQECLRCHTGSKGRSARGDFRGIGCSSCHIPYSNEGFYEGNDKKISKKSGHLLTHQIQSSRKVKVQVNDINYSGVPVETCSTCHNRGKRIGVSYQGLMETEYQSTFDVDGNGQPKLHTKRYLHMKEDIHYKKGMLCQDCHTSNDLHGDGFLGGANLAAVEVECQDCHGTTKSYPWELPIGYSDEFNTTEAKGKPRGVASDLAEYLKQGYVPDKEDGYILTARGNPLPKAVKKGNKIIMHLASGKDIELKPLKFLKETEELSASGLLAMDTISAHTSKMECYSCHATWAPQCYGCHVKVDYSGGKKNPDYLKASHDQDIHGTTGGMRDLKKYLVDGAVTETRSYLRWEDPALAQNGEGRVSPVIPGCQTTITVIGKDGKALLQNHIFKIPNVEGAEDDGQNAIDMSPVQPHTIQKEARTCESCHSSDKALGLGIGGGKLSGDPSKTTIIDLMTPDGKIVPKKTDEQIPAIPNLKHDYSQFIDENGTQLMTVGHHFKLSQPLSEEQRDKLDRRGVCLSCHIDIPKGNLVISAMRHIAKMAEYKIDKAEHNSMLNKILNIGAFVQVIAVLIFILIVLFGIYITFFKKKPNNPRNEGWK; encoded by the coding sequence ATGAATAAATTTATTCTCTCATTAATACTCTTTACATCATTTCTTTTTGGTGCGAATGAGTGTGTAGTATGTCATGAGGGGATAGAAGATATCAGAGACAAAGAGTCTGGCATGATGAAAGCTATTTTTAAAGTAGCGGACAAAGCCGGACATGTAGGGAATGACTGCATAGTTTGTCATGGTGGTAATCCAAAATCAAAAAGTAAGAAATATGCCCATAAAGGCACTGTAAAGTATTTTAAAACAAACAAAGGTCCAAAAGAGTTTTATCCTGCTCCTGGAAGTACCTGGATAAACGAGAACACATGTGGAGTTTGCCACCAAGCTCAAGTTAGCGCTCAGATGAACTCTCTTATGATGACAGAACAGGGAAAAATCCAAGGTGCTTTATGGAGTTTTGGCGCTAAAGAGGGTTACGAACATACTCTGGGAACTTACAACAGTAAAAATCCAGACACTCCTGATAAAAGACTTGGAACCCAAGTATATAAAAAATATATGGCTAAACTTGCAACAATGGAGCCTCAAGCTTTTCCAAAAGAGATGCATACACTTCCAGAGGCACCAACAGTAGAAGAGATTCATAAAGACCCATCACTAGCAGTTTACACTTACCTAAGACAAGAATGTTTAAGATGCCATACCGGCTCAAAAGGGAGAAGTGCAAGAGGTGACTTTCGCGGAATAGGGTGTTCATCTTGCCATATCCCTTATTCTAATGAAGGCTTTTATGAGGGAAATGATAAAAAAATCTCTAAAAAAAGCGGGCATCTTTTAACTCACCAAATCCAAAGTTCCAGAAAAGTAAAAGTTCAAGTAAACGATATAAACTATTCAGGTGTTCCTGTTGAGACATGCTCTACATGTCACAACCGCGGAAAGCGCATCGGAGTCTCTTACCAAGGGTTGATGGAAACGGAATATCAGTCTACGTTTGACGTTGATGGAAACGGACAGCCAAAGCTTCATACAAAAAGATATCTTCATATGAAAGAGGATATTCACTATAAAAAAGGGATGTTGTGCCAAGATTGTCACACATCAAATGACCTTCATGGAGATGGCTTTTTAGGTGGAGCAAACTTAGCTGCTGTTGAGGTTGAGTGCCAGGATTGTCACGGTACTACAAAGTCTTATCCATGGGAACTCCCTATTGGCTACTCTGATGAGTTTAATACAACCGAGGCAAAGGGAAAGCCAAGAGGTGTGGCGTCGGATTTAGCAGAGTATCTCAAGCAGGGTTATGTACCTGACAAAGAGGATGGCTATATCTTAACTGCACGTGGCAATCCACTTCCAAAGGCTGTTAAAAAAGGCAATAAAATTATTATGCACCTGGCAAGCGGAAAAGATATAGAGCTAAAACCGCTTAAATTTTTAAAAGAGACAGAGGAACTCTCAGCTTCTGGTTTGCTTGCCATGGACACAATCTCTGCACATACTTCTAAAATGGAGTGCTACTCTTGTCATGCAACTTGGGCGCCTCAATGTTACGGTTGTCATGTAAAAGTTGACTACTCTGGAGGAAAAAAGAACCCAGATTATTTAAAAGCTTCACATGACCAAGATATTCACGGAACTACCGGCGGAATGAGAGATTTGAAAAAGTATTTGGTTGATGGAGCAGTTACTGAAACAAGAAGCTATCTTCGCTGGGAAGATCCGGCTTTAGCCCAGAATGGAGAAGGTCGTGTAAGCCCTGTTATACCGGGATGTCAAACAACTATTACAGTTATCGGCAAAGATGGAAAAGCACTGTTGCAAAATCATATATTTAAGATACCAAATGTTGAAGGTGCTGAAGATGATGGACAAAACGCTATTGATATGTCACCTGTTCAGCCTCATACTATACAAAAAGAAGCACGTACATGTGAATCTTGCCACTCAAGCGATAAAGCACTTGGACTTGGTATTGGCGGTGGAAAACTAAGTGGCGATCCAAGTAAAACTACCATAATAGACTTGATGACCCCTGATGGAAAAATAGTTCCTAAAAAAACTGATGAGCAAATACCAGCAATTCCAAACCTTAAACATGATTATTCTCAGTTTATAGATGAAAACGGCACTCAGCTTATGACGGTAGGGCATCACTTTAAACTCTCACAACCTTTAAGTGAAGAGCAAAGAGATAAACTAGACAGAAGAGGGGTTTGTCTCTCTTGCCATATAGATATTCCAAAAGGAAATTTAGTTATCTCAGCTATGCGACACATTGCAAAAATGGCAGAGTATAAGATTGACAAAGCAGAGCACAATAGCATGCTGAACAAGATTCTAAATATTGGAGCTTTCGTTCAGGTAATAGCAGTGCTGATTTTTATTTTAATAGTTCTGTTTGGAATTTACATAACATTTTTTAAGAAAAAACCAAATAATCCACGAAACGAAGGATGGAAGTAA